The following coding sequences lie in one Rhizobium rhododendri genomic window:
- a CDS encoding phosphate/phosphite/phosphonate ABC transporter substrate-binding protein has product MRLASLAMYTTPAPVAAANDALWVYLRNRLRQLGLDGVPDDLDRLVVYDQAWLRPDLLVAQTCGFPFVTKLLGRVRLLATPVYDLPGCNGPLNRSKIIVAGTSPATGLEDLRGLTAAINEPGSNSGSNLFRAAIAPLARDGRFFGSVIETGGHLASIEAVASGKADVAAIDCVTFGNTLRFDPDRLANVRILAETPEGPGLPFITSIRTTDDEIAAIRLVLDEVALATELVEVREVLSLRRFEVLPESAYQRLAELARDAASLGYPVIA; this is encoded by the coding sequence ATGCGCCTTGCAAGCCTAGCCATGTACACCACGCCAGCCCCGGTTGCTGCTGCCAACGACGCACTATGGGTCTATCTCCGAAATCGGTTGCGCCAGCTAGGGCTCGATGGTGTCCCGGACGATCTGGACAGGCTTGTGGTCTACGATCAGGCCTGGCTGCGTCCAGACCTGCTGGTGGCGCAGACCTGCGGCTTCCCGTTCGTAACCAAGCTGCTTGGTCGTGTCCGCCTGCTCGCAACCCCCGTTTATGATCTGCCGGGCTGCAACGGACCTCTCAACCGCAGCAAGATCATCGTCGCCGGAACCAGTCCTGCCACGGGCCTGGAAGATCTGCGCGGATTGACTGCGGCCATCAACGAACCCGGCTCGAACTCCGGCAGCAACCTTTTTCGCGCAGCTATCGCACCGCTTGCGCGAGACGGCAGATTTTTCGGCTCCGTAATCGAGACCGGTGGCCACCTCGCCAGCATCGAAGCCGTCGCCTCCGGCAAGGCCGACGTGGCCGCTATCGACTGCGTCACCTTCGGCAACACGCTCCGCTTCGATCCGGATCGGCTTGCCAATGTACGCATCCTTGCCGAGACCCCGGAGGGCCCGGGCCTGCCTTTCATCACGTCGATCAGGACGACGGACGACGAGATAGCGGCAATTAGGCTCGTTCTGGATGAGGTTGCTTTGGCAACGGAACTCGTTGAAGTCAGGGAAGTCCTGTCGCTTCGACGTTTCGAGGTCCTGCCCGAAAGCGCCTACCAGCGTCTCGCCGAACTGGCACGCGATGCCGCGTCGCTAGGCTATCCCGTCATCGCCTGA